A segment of the Daphnia pulex isolate KAP4 chromosome 10, ASM2113471v1 genome:
ACATGGAAAgggaattaaaataattattcgtGTGTTGCGTATATGTCAGCGTGATTAAACATTGGTTTTACTTACACAGATGTGGTGGAATGGAGCTAATTTCCGGCCGAAATGGGGACTATACCGCCAAAAAGCGCCGAAAGTTTACCAGCCGGCTGATTGGCAGCTATTCCAAAACGTCCAAatctggaagaagaaataagaccccggcatttcttgttttatttggtgGTTGGCTCATATAGAAATCGAGTGTCGTTAGACCATTATTACCTAATAGTGTAAACACTGTCAGGTTGCGTCTAGTGAATAAAACTTGTCTAAAATGTATTATTGTTGGATacgtttcaaaattatttaaggGAAGACTTTAAAGAAGTGGGTATAAATTATCATTCTTTTGATCTTCATGCATTTATTAATATATATTCTTGTAATAATCAAGTCCTGCACGCATAGCAAATATTCTTATTAGCCCATGTTTGTATTAGCCATCTAGCGACctttttattcaataaataaatttgaagttGCTTCCGGTTCTTCATTTCTTGTCAAGTTACatcagttttttaaatgtctccGATGGGAATTGAAACTAGGACTCCAGCGTGGTAACTCTAGACTATACCACTAAGCTACTAGAGAATATAATCGATGAATGAAATAATATTAGAGGTTCTCAGCGAATACTTTTTAGGACATGATCTACTTCCGGAAATACTTAGATCAAGATATGCGACCATGGTATAATGGTTATAGCATCTAGCGTTGTGCCTAAATGTCCCGTGTTCGATTCCCACTTCCGCCACATTGTTTCCCATAGTTGCTCCCATATCGCTCTGTATAATATAACCATGCATGTACCAACCCTTACTAAAACTGACTACTAACTTACTAAACCTAACCAAAACTAACTCTACTACCAACTACTTGCTAACACTAACTACTCAAACCTAACCAACTACTCACTCTACTACTAACACTTCATCTACTAACTACCTTGCTAACTACTAATATGCGCGGCatattaaataacaaaaaaaacctgagATAAATACGTTGGGGCGAGTCAGATCGATTATCATCGTAAGACGTGGGACACTCTTGTACGCCGTAGTACTCGAGGGTTGGCTACTGCTGTAATAGACCGGTATGAGAGACGGCGAACTCTGAAcgagaaaatctttttaattttattttgaacgaCATTATTAAATACCCTGCGCTAAATACCCTACGCTGCGAGGTTTTCTGATGATTTAATTTCTCAATAATTCTATAATTTCTCCTCTGACTTTCAtctgtaaataaataagaaaagggaaaaatcgtTACAAAAGCACTGCGAGAAGTGCGAGAGCCagagaataaaacatttgatttttgctTGAATGACCAATTAGCGCTAGATGGCCATAGTTGTAAAGGTAATCTAGTGAGACAATCGACAACTAATCCATCCCATACccgcaaataaataaaaaaacgtgatCAATTTTTCTGGGCAATATTAGGTGATGAgagatattattttaaatcaacAGTTATCAACATTGGACAAAAATATTAGTCAAACATTTGATCAGACTGAGTCGATCGAGCTTCATAAATTGGCACCACTGCTTTCCTGTTCTCGCGGAAATTCGGCTGTAGAATTCTTGGCGCGCGATTAATCTACGAAGTTCGAAGAATGGAACTGGTGGAAGTTGTGTCTCTCTCCTCTGGTGCCCACCTTTCTACACGTGGTTGAAATGAGGCAGTCGAATCAACGAAATATTCATCGTTAAAGTATTCCCAGATTATATCAGAAAGTATTGTTTCGGCTTCCCAGTCTCTCCATACAGAAAAGGTGCCATGAAGGAATTTCTTCTGCGTGTCTTATCACTGGGGTCATTTTTACACCACATACATGACCCAACACAACAGCAATGAAATTACTAGTCCTGTACTTACAGTATGACTACACAAATTGCCTCTGCtggtggaaaaccaaataAAGTGAACCCGAGCATTCAATGTTACTGACCCCAACATGAATTGCTGAATCTGGTCATAATGTTTCGAACAAGAAAGCAGGAATCCTAATCTCCACTCTCCCGTCTACATGTTGATCATTATTTGACTTAGTTCCACACCTGGATGGGGACCAAATATCACtgctgttgaagaagaaagcgAAAAACGTTTGCTAGTGAGAAGAACGTCGTGCCAAAAATCGCAGGACCGTTTACAAGCAACGCAGCTTAGTTGTTTTTGCCTACATGTTTCAGGGTTCGAAAAAATAGCAACTTGATGACTGAAATAGTTTGATTACATGCTATCAATCAGAAACCTTTTATAGTTCACATGCAGCAAGATTTTCGGGTAAGAATTATCCAACTCTTAATATTTATGTATTTCTTaagtaaaaataacattttctctatatttaacaaattttcctCTTCTATTTTGTACGCACTTTAGGTTCATTTTGGGTCCAGTATTGCAACTCTTCACCCAGCAACAAGATTCAAAAATAGGCACCATCAATCCATAAAGCAGTAAAGTTTCTTCAAGATTTAATTATTCGTCACCAAATTTATTCAAGACATCCTGAATCAGGCGAATATTTCCTGGTAAGTCTATTGGGTCGTGTAcgaaaattgtttaaattgcTAATGATTTCGATTTTCATAAAAAGGTGACGGAAAATTGAAAGACCCAGGAAAGACCGAATTTTACAAACGTCACACTCTATCCTGTTACGTATTTGCCACGATGAACAAGCAGCCAAGAGACGGCCCTCTTCCAACAGGAGCAGCTGACGAATTCTGTTTCGAGTGTCAACTCTTCCCATTGCAATTGTTGCAGATATTACTACCACCAACGAATTTAGTCCTCCCGATGGAGAACTTCCCAGCGGCCTTAAATTCAGCTGAGCAAGCTGGACTCGACGGATCGGCCTCTGCATCAAAGTGAGTCGCAATAAAAATCCTTAACCTTCTTTCTGTACACTTAAGCTGACATTTATCATAGACCAATAGGGgtatttgtgtttttgaaTCTGCATTTCTGCAGAGTagacaattttcttattttttgaccGGAAGCAGCTTAAACAATTTGAGCTTGAATTTTAGTTTGTTCCATTTTCGTCAAACGTTCCATCGAGTGGAACGGGAGAGGGGGAGCGTTTGACAGACGAAAGGTTTTTATTGCTTGACAGCTaggactttttattttcaattcttactcaaaattttaatgaCACAGATTTAATTACTGAGtcgacaattttttgtttattaatttttttttttggagttACCAATTCTCTTCAGCGTCCCTTTCATATTTCTAACTTATAGTTCTAACTTCTAATCGGTTCCGGGAACCGGGTAGGGGGTTGTTCCCTACCGAGTTGGTTTTCTACCTACAAAACTAACCGTTGTCTTGTTTTTAATCCAGTCTGAACCATTCCTTCAAACTGGATTATTTTCCATCGCACTCCATTCTAAACGTTGCAATGCCTAAAGTGCGTGAAGTCGGATCTCTCGTTAAACTGAGCGCAGATTGCATTAgaaaatctattgaaaaaaacaagtatgCAGGTTACCCACGAGAAGTCAAGCCGAATGTCGATGCGAACGCATTAATTCATGAATTACGTAAGTTTACGACGGAATCGccataattttctttatcgttttcatctaaaattaattaatttgtttttgtttcactaaATGTATTTAGCTGTTGTTCTTTTGGAGGAAATCATTCGGTCTTTCACTAGCTTCCGAAAAATTATAGATTCAAATGTCCTTATTCAGCTCATCACAGTACGGCTTCAACATTTATCTTTTACTGGTTACTATGACGGTTACTTGAAATTATTTCCGAATCTGGGAAATTTGCTGATATTGGACCTTGAAAACACAGATGTGAGAGACAAGTGTTTAAAAAGCATTGGGATTCATTGTTCCAAATTACGGTATTTTTAGAATCTTACTTGATTACTTTATTACTTTTTCGTATTTCCGAAATCGCCGTTTATTAattataacttttaaaaacagatCGTTGAATTTAAATCATTGCCGTAGCGTGACAGACACCGGAATTCAATGGCTGTGTAACGTTGATTATCCGGGGATGGGAAACGGAAAATCAGGACTTTGCgagacaatgaaaaaattatgCATTTGTTGCACTGCTGTTACTCAGCAGGGAATTCAAGTGGCGCTCACACATTTACAGTCCTTGAACatccttgaaaatttcaatacTTTGGAAGCCTTGGTAGAGTTGTCCTTATTAACGATAGACTCTAAGCCACCCGGATTATATAATAACAAGTTCTCAATATCTACTCTGTACACCTCTCCTGATAAGCCCTACATAAGTAATGGCCTTCATTTGGCACTCTCCTTATGCCATTCAGTAAccgttgttttaattcatttaacgAAAGGACTTAAGGACAGTGACCTTTTGTGTTTAATGTCTCTGAAGGTACTTCGCAAACTGAAAATCTTCAAGTGTAACTTTTGGGTACCAAATGACACTGAAATCACTTTTGATGGTGGAGTTGCTCCACTCCTCAAGGTATTTGGAAGATCATTGGAGACTCTTGCGTTGGAGTGTATCGATTTAATTCGTATTTCTACCATTATCGACTTTTGTCCAAATTTATACGCCTTGTACATGAGTGACGTTACGGGCTCGCTTGAGAACGAACGACACCTCTTCCAATCTGAAAAGAAGCAGCCGGTTTTCAAGGAACTAAAGCAATTAATTTGTATTCTCGATGTACCAGttgatattttgctttttctgttttcctccCCTTCACTTGAACACATTGTAATTTCTTGTTGCGATGTGCTTACTGACGAGATCTTACTGGAGACCGTCAAATGTCAGCACCGATTGAACAACCTTAAAAAGTTTGAGCTAGACAAGTGTGATTCGGTGACGAAACGGGGCATCGATGCGTTATTGAGAAGTGGCTGCAACCCGCTAGAAGTCATCGATATCTATCGTTGTAAAAATATTGTGGATAAAAACTATGCTGATTGGAACTCCTTAATCGTtaggaaaaattggaattgtaAAATTACTAGGAAATGGTAATAAAATGTTCGAATCTTGCGTTCACTCttataaaaaatcatttatttcctATTATACGTGCACGAACTTCTCGAGTTCTTAGATTTTACTAGCAAATTAAATGTTTGACTAACATCGATACACTGTACCAATGTTTTAAAATCTTACACTACCTTTTGGTTCATCTGAAATCTCATTCTTGACGTTTATTTGTAGATATACCGTCCGTCAATGGAAAGCCATCGCCTTTTTCAGCCAGCCATGGATTACTTCTAACTTTGGACCTTTTCTCTTTAGCGGCAGCAGCGTGTAAGCCATTACTTCCAAAGTGAGGTTATACATGCATTAATAAACTCAGGTAATTTTTGTAGTATTCAGTTAACTATTAATAGTATTATGGCACATTCAAAGCAATCAGAAAgctaatgtaataaaaatatgattagATGGTTTTACTTATGTGTGTATAGGGAAATTAGACATGTCGATTTTGCCAGAACTTGTCACCAATGAAGTCTAAAATTATTCATCACAAGGTTGCACCTTGCACCTCAGTTTTACTGTTGCTTTGGTCAGTTGCTCATAAAGCTATAAACCCTAAAAAAGACTGTAGTGTTAGGTTAGTTAATTACAAATAAGGGGGTCAGAAATTACAATAAGGgggctcagtggtagagcatccGACTGCAGATCGGAATGTCCCTGGTTTAAACCCAGATGCCCCCTATGTCTAATTCAATAGTACCATCTAGAAGatgattattaattaaaagtaGAACCATTAACTCCCGTACATGGGTGTCAAACTCAATCAGAAATACAAAGTGGCTCAATATTGAATGCTGGACATTTGAACGTTTATCCACGTCGTATACCTACCACTATTTCTATTAATTATTTACTGTAATTCTTGCGCAACATTTTTGTTCGTTTAAAATTGGCGGGAGGCTGTGAGGGATTAGAAGTATTGCGAACATTGAACCGCACAAACAGAAGTACTTACAGTAGCTACACaaagtttccgcacagctgagagaagcttatgggaaaacgggtattttgaaaattcgccaaaaatcgagttttcgtcggacgaaaacgatttttggaCAGGGGGTTCTTAGACTTAAGGTTTATagcatatattttttgggtattttttcgttcacgcgaacgtcccttttaaattggaaGTAAAAGTTTCCGCACAGTCGAGAGGGCCAGTAGTAAATCGTACTACTTTGGCTCTCTTGTACTGGACGGAAAAGAGGGCTAGGAGAGTTCTTTagggcttaaaaaaaagagcatcgtTAGCTCTATAACCTCATCTGCAATGTTGACCCCCATGCCATTTGAGAAATCACTTTAATTTcgatgtgaaaatgaaaagttttcatttctcagttattttccctttgttcCCCCCTCCCGTAGTTGCCGGTTTTTCCAAATACCGAGATTTTAAATATTAGGggcagggggagaaaaaagacaggCCATCTCTaggaccttttttttagacttggTTTTTGGAAAACCGGCAACTACGGGAAGGGGGAACATAActgagaaatgaaaacttttcattttcacatcgAAATTAAAGTGATTTCTCAAATGGCATGGGGGTCAACATTGCAGATGAGGTTATAGAGCTAacgatgctcttttttttaagccctAAAGAACTATCCTAGCCCTCTTTTCCGTCCAGTACAAGAGAGCCAAAGTAGTACGATTTACTACTGGCCCTCTCGACTGTGCGGAAACTTTTACttccaatttaaaagggacgttcgcgtgaacgaaaaaatacccaaaaaatatatgctATAAACCTTAAGTCTAAGAACCCCCTGtccaaaaatcgttttcgtccGACGAAAACTCGATTTTTGGCGAATTATCAAAATACCCGTTTTCCcataagcttctctcagctgtgcggaaactttGTGTAGCTACTGTATATACTATAGAAATCTGTATTCATatttcatacaaaaaaaactaacccTGGAATGTGTGTTTCCTTGCCATTAAAACTGTCTTAACTTATATTTAATGTTACTCACAAGTCACAACTTCACAAGCAACCATTAGAAAATAGTGTAGCTGTAACTCCCGTTTAGTATTGTGCTTAGTGATTTTATTAAAGAGGTAGATGC
Coding sequences within it:
- the LOC124204698 gene encoding uncharacterized protein LOC124204698 isoform X2 — its product is MNKQPRDGPLPTGAADEFCFECQLFPLQLLQILLPPTNLVLPMENFPAALNSAEQAGLDGSASASNLNHSFKLDYFPSHSILNVAMPKVREVGSLVKLSADCIRKSIEKNKYAGYPREVKPNVDANALIHELPVVLLEEIIRSFTSFRKIIDSNVLIQLITVRLQHLSFTGYYDGYLKLFPNLGNLLILDLENTDVRDKCLKSIGIHCSKLRSLNLNHCRSVTDTGIQWLCNVDYPGMGNGKSGLCETMKKLCICCTAVTQQGIQVALTHLQSLNILENFNTLEALVELSLLTIDSKPPGLYNNKFSISTLYTSPDKPYISNGLHLALSLCHSVTVVLIHLTKGLKDSDLLCLMSLKVLRKLKIFKCNFWVPNDTEITFDGGVAPLLKVFGRSLETLALECIDLIRISTIIDFCPNLYALYMSDVTGSLENERHLFQSEKKQPVFKELKQLICILDVPVDILLFLFSSPSLEHIVISCCDVLTDEILLETVKCQHRLNNLKKFELDKCDSVTKRGIDALLRSGCNPLEVIDIYRCKNIVDKNYADWNSLIVRKNWNCKITRKW
- the LOC124204698 gene encoding uncharacterized protein LOC124204698 isoform X4, coding for MPRVHEIGSLVKLCADCIRKSVDKNKYAGYPREVKPNVDANALIHELPVVLLEEIIRSFTSIRQISDANVLVRLITEKLQHLSFPVYYDGYLNLFPKLGNLLILNIENTEVGDKCLQSIGIHCSKLRSLNLTHCRNVTNTGIQWLCNVDYPGMGNGKSGLCETIKKLCICYTGVTQQGIQVALTHLQSLNILENFYILEALVELSSPTIDSKPPGLYNNNIFSISTLYTSPDKPYISNGLHLALSLCHSVTVVLIHLTKGLKDSDLLCLMSLKVLRKLKIFKCNFWVPNDTEITFDGGVAPLLKVFGRSLETLALECIDLIRISTIIDFCPNLYALYMSDVTGSLENERHLFQSEKKQPVFKELKQLICILDVPVDILLFLFSSPSLEHIVISCCDVLTDEILLETVKCQHRLNNLKKFELDKCDSVTKRGIDALLRSGCNPLEVIDIYRCKNIVDKNYADWNSLIVRKNWNCKITRKW